Proteins encoded together in one Kitasatospora albolonga window:
- a CDS encoding transcriptional repressor, with the protein MVSTDWKTDLRRRGYRLTPQRQLVLEAVDALEHATPDDILCEVRRTASGVNISTVYRTLELLEELGLVSHAHLGHGAPTYHLADRHHHIHLVCRDCKDVIEADLSVVTEFTEKLRGDFGFETDMKHFAIFGRCEGCTEAKQAAEAGTGAGAEASTGADPNTAAEDASAKS; encoded by the coding sequence GTGGTGAGCACCGACTGGAAGACCGACCTTCGGCGGCGTGGCTACCGGCTGACGCCTCAGCGCCAGCTCGTCCTGGAGGCCGTGGACGCCCTGGAGCACGCGACTCCGGACGACATCCTGTGCGAGGTGCGCAGGACGGCGTCCGGGGTGAACATCTCCACGGTGTACCGGACCCTGGAGCTCCTGGAGGAGCTCGGGCTCGTCAGCCACGCCCATCTGGGCCACGGCGCCCCGACGTACCACCTGGCCGACCGGCACCACCACATCCACCTGGTCTGCCGCGACTGCAAGGACGTCATCGAGGCGGACCTCTCCGTCGTCACCGAGTTCACCGAGAAGCTGCGCGGCGACTTCGGGTTCGAGACCGACATGAAGCACTTCGCGATCTTCGGCCGCTGCGAGGGCTGTACGGAGGCGAAGCAGGCGGCGGAAGCGGGTACGGGCGCGGGTGCGGAAGCAAGCACGGGCGCCGATCCGAACACGGCAGCGGAGGACGCCTCCGCCAAGTCGTAG
- a CDS encoding molybdopterin synthase sulfur carrier subunit — protein MAAGTIRYWAAAKAAAGTAEEPYTAATLAEALDAVRERHPGELSQVLRRCSFLVDGDPVGTRGHETVRLAEGGTVEVLPPFAGG, from the coding sequence ATGGCAGCGGGGACGATCCGCTACTGGGCCGCGGCCAAGGCCGCGGCGGGCACGGCGGAGGAGCCGTACACGGCGGCGACCCTCGCCGAGGCGCTCGACGCGGTGCGCGAGAGGCACCCCGGCGAGCTGAGCCAGGTGCTCCGGCGGTGCTCGTTCCTGGTCGACGGCGATCCCGTCGGCACCCGTGGGCATGAGACCGTACGCCTTGCCGAGGGCGGCACGGTCGAGGTGCTCCCGCCGTTCGCAGGAGGGTGA
- a CDS encoding LacI family transcriptional regulator — MAKVTRDDVARLAGTSTAVVSYVINNGPRPVAPATRERVLAAIKQLGYRPDRVAQAMASRRTDLIGMIVPDARQPFFAEMAHAVEQAAAERGKMVLVGNSDYRDEREVHYLRAFLGMRVSGLILVSQGPSERAAAEIEAWDARVVLLHERPEAIDDVAVVTDDVGGAQLATRHLLEHGHPYVACLGGTEETPAVGDPVADHVEGWRRAMQESGRSTEGRLFQAPYNRYDAYQVALGLLSGPDRPPAIFCATDDQAIGVLRAARELRIDVPGELAVAGFDDVKEAGLTDPPLTTVFSDRPAMARAAVDLVLDDALRVVGSRRERLKQFPSALVIRRSCGCGEPTA, encoded by the coding sequence GTGGCCAAGGTGACGCGGGACGATGTGGCGAGACTGGCGGGTACGTCGACCGCGGTGGTCAGTTACGTCATCAACAACGGACCCCGGCCGGTCGCCCCGGCCACGCGCGAGCGGGTGCTCGCCGCGATCAAGCAGCTGGGGTACCGGCCCGACCGGGTCGCCCAGGCCATGGCCTCGCGGCGGACCGATCTCATAGGCATGATCGTCCCCGACGCCCGGCAGCCGTTCTTCGCGGAGATGGCGCACGCGGTCGAACAGGCCGCCGCCGAGCGCGGGAAAATGGTGCTCGTCGGCAACTCCGACTACCGCGACGAGCGCGAGGTCCACTACCTCCGCGCCTTCCTCGGGATGCGCGTCTCCGGGCTGATCCTGGTCAGCCAGGGCCCCAGCGAGCGGGCGGCGGCGGAGATCGAGGCGTGGGACGCCCGGGTCGTGCTGCTGCACGAGCGCCCGGAGGCGATCGACGACGTGGCGGTGGTCACGGACGACGTCGGCGGCGCCCAGCTCGCCACCCGCCATCTGCTGGAGCACGGCCACCCGTACGTGGCGTGCCTCGGCGGCACCGAGGAGACCCCGGCGGTCGGTGACCCGGTCGCGGACCACGTCGAGGGGTGGCGCCGGGCGATGCAGGAGTCCGGCCGCTCGACGGAGGGCCGGCTGTTCCAGGCCCCGTACAACCGGTACGACGCCTATCAGGTGGCCCTCGGCCTGCTCTCCGGCCCGGACCGCCCCCCGGCGATCTTCTGCGCCACGGACGACCAGGCCATCGGGGTGCTGCGGGCGGCGCGCGAGCTGCGCATCGACGTGCCGGGTGAGCTGGCGGTGGCGGGCTTCGACGACGTGAAGGAGGCCGGGCTCACCGATCCGCCGCTGACCACGGTCTTCTCGGACCGCCCGGCGATGGCGCGGGCGGCGGTGGACCTGGTGCTGGACGACGCGCTCCGGGTCGTGGGCTCGCGGCGGGAGCGGCTGAAGCAGTTCCCCTCGGCGCTGGTGATCCGGCGCTCGTGCGGGTGCGGGGAGCCGACGGCGTAA
- a CDS encoding FABP family protein has translation MIEIPSDLHPDLVPLAFLIGKWAGAGVSDFPGAEKCNFGQEVTFSHDGRDFLEYVSHTWVLDGEGNQVRPLESESGYWRVDKDRKVEVVMVRDQGVVEIWYGELAHQKPQIDLVTDAVARTAASGPYSGGKRLYGYVNSDLMWVGEKSTPDVELRPYMSAHLKKVVTPEEVAEMARNLPDMPDDGIAFFK, from the coding sequence ATGATCGAGATTCCGTCCGACCTCCACCCGGACCTCGTCCCGCTGGCCTTCCTCATCGGCAAGTGGGCGGGCGCGGGCGTGTCCGACTTCCCCGGCGCCGAGAAGTGCAACTTCGGGCAGGAGGTCACGTTCAGCCACGACGGCCGTGACTTCCTGGAGTACGTCTCCCACACCTGGGTCCTGGACGGCGAGGGCAACCAGGTCCGCCCGCTGGAGTCGGAGTCCGGCTACTGGCGCGTCGACAAGGACCGCAAGGTCGAGGTCGTCATGGTCCGTGACCAGGGTGTCGTGGAGATCTGGTACGGCGAGCTGGCGCACCAGAAGCCGCAGATCGACCTGGTCACCGACGCGGTGGCCCGGACGGCGGCCTCCGGCCCGTACAGCGGGGGCAAGCGCCTGTACGGGTACGTCAACAGCGACCTGATGTGGGTCGGCGAGAAGTCGACCCCCGACGTCGAGCTGCGGCCGTACATGTCGGCGCACCTGAAGAAGGTCGTCACCCCCGAGGAGGTCGCCGAGATGGCGAGGAACCTCCCGGACATGCCGGACGACGGCATCGCGTTCTTCAAGTAG
- a CDS encoding D-tyrosyl-tRNA(Tyr) deacylase, producing MRAVVQRVDGASVSVAGTGEDPAAPGVVGEIIGEGLCVLVGVTHDDTPEKAAQLARKLWSVRILEGEKSCSDVNAPLLVISQFTLYGDARKGRRPTWNAAAPGEVAEPLVDEVVAQLRALGAQVATGRFGADMRVSLTNHGPFTVIIEV from the coding sequence ATGCGTGCAGTGGTACAGAGAGTGGACGGCGCGAGCGTCTCGGTGGCCGGAACGGGCGAGGACCCCGCGGCGCCCGGAGTGGTCGGCGAGATCATCGGCGAGGGCCTGTGTGTGCTGGTCGGAGTCACCCATGACGACACCCCGGAGAAGGCGGCCCAGCTGGCCCGCAAGCTCTGGTCCGTCCGCATCCTGGAGGGCGAGAAGTCCTGTTCGGATGTGAATGCCCCCCTCCTGGTGATTTCGCAGTTCACCCTCTACGGGGACGCCCGCAAGGGCCGCCGCCCCACCTGGAACGCCGCCGCCCCCGGCGAGGTCGCCGAACCGCTGGTGGACGAGGTGGTGGCCCAGCTGCGGGCACTGGGCGCGCAGGTGGCGACGGGCCGGTTCGGAGCGGACATGCGGGTCTCGCTCACGAACCACGGCCCGTTCACAGTGATCATCGAGGTGTGA
- a CDS encoding folate-binding protein YgfZ, producing MKSPLLSLPGAVAAEGRDEGVAAHYGDLFREQRALADGTGLVDLSHRGVVTVTGDDRLSWLHLLLTQHVSDLAPHRATEALILSANGHIEHAMYLVDDGTTVWMHVEPGTQGDLIAYLESMKFFYRVEVADRTEDTAVVHLPAGSIAEVPEGVTVRETPQGRDLFLPRADLEAYAAANGPAAGILAYEALRVEAHRPRVGFETDHRTIPHELGWIGTAVHLQKGCYRGQETVARVHNLGKPPRRLVFLHLDGSEVHLPGHGTPVRLAADGEEGRQLGFITTSARHHELGPIALALVKRNVAVDAELLAGDTAAAQETVVEP from the coding sequence ATGAAGAGCCCCCTGCTGTCCCTGCCCGGCGCGGTCGCCGCCGAGGGCCGCGACGAAGGTGTCGCCGCGCACTACGGAGACCTGTTCCGCGAGCAACGCGCCCTCGCCGACGGCACCGGCCTCGTCGACCTCTCCCACCGGGGCGTCGTCACCGTCACCGGCGACGACCGGCTGAGCTGGCTGCACCTGCTGCTCACCCAGCACGTCAGCGACCTCGCCCCGCACCGGGCCACCGAGGCCCTGATCCTCTCCGCCAACGGGCACATCGAGCACGCCATGTATCTCGTCGACGACGGGACGACGGTGTGGATGCACGTCGAGCCCGGCACCCAGGGCGACCTGATCGCCTACCTGGAGTCGATGAAGTTCTTCTACCGGGTCGAGGTCGCCGACCGCACCGAGGACACCGCCGTCGTGCACCTCCCGGCCGGTTCCATCGCCGAGGTCCCCGAAGGCGTCACCGTACGGGAGACCCCGCAGGGCCGGGACCTGTTCCTGCCGCGCGCCGACCTGGAGGCGTACGCCGCCGCCAACGGCCCGGCCGCAGGCATCCTGGCGTACGAGGCCCTGCGCGTCGAGGCGCACCGCCCGCGCGTCGGCTTCGAGACCGACCACCGGACCATCCCGCACGAGCTGGGCTGGATCGGCACCGCCGTCCACCTCCAGAAGGGGTGCTACCGGGGTCAGGAGACCGTCGCCCGCGTCCACAACCTGGGGAAGCCGCCGCGCAGGCTCGTCTTCCTGCACCTGGACGGCAGCGAGGTACACCTGCCCGGCCACGGCACGCCCGTACGGCTGGCCGCCGACGGCGAGGAGGGCCGCCAGCTCGGCTTCATCACCACCTCGGCCCGCCACCACGAGCTGGGCCCGATCGCCCTGGCCCTGGTCAAGCGGAACGTGGCGGTGGACGCGGAGCTGCTCGCGGGGGACACGGCGGCGGCCCAGGAGACGGTCGTCGAGCCGTAG
- a CDS encoding transcriptional regulator yields the protein MSSLLLLTNALQPSTEVLPALGLLLHSVRVAPAEGPALVDTPGADVILVDGRRDLPQVRSLCQLLRSTGPGCPLILVVTEGGLAAVTADWGIDDVLLDTAGPAEVEARLRLATGRQQITSDDSPMEIRNGDLSVDEATYSAKLKGRVLDLTFKEFELLKYLAQHPGRVFTRAQLLQEVWGYDYFGGTRTVDVHVRRLRAKLGPEHESLIGTVRNVGYRFVVPEKVERAAEEAKERAAGRQKADGPVARSEQSSSATETEEAPVRAAKG from the coding sequence ATGAGTTCACTGCTGCTTCTGACGAACGCACTCCAGCCGTCGACGGAGGTGCTCCCCGCCCTCGGGCTCCTGCTCCACAGCGTGCGGGTGGCCCCCGCCGAGGGCCCGGCCCTGGTGGACACCCCGGGCGCCGACGTGATCCTTGTCGACGGGCGCCGCGACCTCCCCCAGGTCCGCTCGCTCTGCCAGCTGCTGCGCTCCACCGGGCCCGGCTGTCCGCTGATCCTCGTCGTCACCGAGGGCGGTCTCGCGGCCGTCACCGCCGACTGGGGCATTGACGACGTCCTGCTGGACACGGCGGGACCGGCCGAGGTCGAGGCCCGGCTGCGGCTGGCCACCGGCCGGCAGCAGATCACCTCCGACGACTCCCCGATGGAGATCCGCAACGGTGATCTCTCGGTGGACGAGGCCACCTACAGCGCGAAACTCAAGGGCCGGGTCCTGGACCTGACCTTCAAGGAATTCGAACTGCTGAAATACCTGGCCCAGCATCCGGGCCGGGTATTCACCCGTGCCCAGCTCCTCCAGGAGGTCTGGGGATACGACTACTTCGGCGGTACGCGGACGGTCGACGTCCACGTCCGGCGGCTGCGCGCCAAGCTCGGCCCCGAGCACGAGTCGCTGATCGGGACCGTCCGCAACGTCGGCTACCGCTTCGTCGTACCGGAGAAGGTCGAGCGCGCCGCTGAGGAGGCGAAGGAGCGGGCCGCCGGACGGCAGAAGGCGGACGGGCCCGTCGCCCGTTCGGAGCAGTCGTCCTCGGCCACCGAAACGGAAGAAGCCCCGGTCCGGGCTGCCAAGGGATAG
- a CDS encoding alpha/beta hydrolase, translated as MLTRVPRFATLLTDDGVPVEAVYEPCTAGSGARTEPVAEVPAIVVAHGFTGSADRPAVRRAARVFSQRAAVITFSFRGHGRSGGRSTVGDREVLDLAAAVTWARTLGHSRVVTVGFSMGGSVVLRHGALYTDGSEGDFDARGASVRVPVRERRAEERSGAHSGAHADAVVSVSSPARWYYRGTAPMRRLHWVVTRPSGRLVGRYGFRTRIATDDWDPVPLSPVAAVPLIAPAPLLLVHGDRDPYFPLDHPRMLAGAAGPGGAELWLERGMGHAENAADEALLSRIAAWATAAPPA; from the coding sequence TTGCTCACGCGGGTACCGCGTTTCGCCACATTGCTGACGGATGACGGCGTACCGGTCGAGGCGGTGTACGAACCGTGTACGGCGGGTTCCGGAGCCCGTACGGAACCGGTGGCCGAGGTCCCCGCGATCGTCGTCGCGCACGGCTTCACCGGCTCGGCCGACCGCCCCGCCGTACGCCGGGCCGCGCGGGTGTTCTCCCAGCGTGCGGCCGTGATCACGTTCTCGTTCCGGGGCCACGGGCGGTCCGGCGGGCGCTCCACGGTGGGCGACCGCGAGGTGCTGGATCTGGCCGCCGCCGTGACCTGGGCGCGGACGCTGGGGCACTCCCGGGTCGTGACGGTCGGGTTCTCCATGGGCGGGTCCGTGGTGCTGCGGCACGGCGCTCTGTATACGGACGGCTCCGAGGGGGATTTCGATGCGCGGGGGGCGTCCGTTCGTGTACCGGTGCGCGAACGGCGCGCGGAGGAGCGCTCGGGGGCGCACTCCGGAGCCCACGCCGACGCGGTGGTCTCGGTCAGCTCTCCGGCCCGCTGGTACTACCGGGGTACGGCCCCGATGCGCCGCCTGCACTGGGTGGTCACCCGGCCCTCGGGGCGGCTTGTCGGGCGGTACGGATTCCGGACCCGGATCGCCACCGACGACTGGGACCCCGTCCCGCTCTCCCCGGTCGCGGCGGTCCCGCTCATCGCCCCGGCCCCGCTGCTGCTCGTGCACGGCGACCGGGACCCGTACTTCCCGCTGGACCACCCGAGGATGCTGGCCGGGGCGGCGGGGCCGGGCGGGGCGGAACTGTGGCTGGAGCGGGGGATGGGGCACGCGGAGAACGCGGCGGACGAGGCCCTCCTCTCCCGTATCGCCGCCTGGGCGACGGCCGCACCGCCCGCGTGA
- a CDS encoding sulfur reduction protein DsrE, with amino-acid sequence MPKKLVIKVTAGPEAAERCSQAFTVAAVAVASGVEVSLWLTGESSWFALPGRAAEFELPHAAPLPDLLDSILAGGRVTLCTQCAARREITEKDVLEGVRIAGAQVFVQEAMADGAQALVY; translated from the coding sequence ATGCCGAAGAAGCTTGTGATCAAGGTGACCGCCGGGCCCGAGGCCGCCGAGCGCTGCTCGCAGGCGTTCACCGTCGCGGCGGTGGCCGTCGCCAGTGGGGTGGAGGTCTCGCTCTGGCTGACCGGGGAGTCCTCGTGGTTCGCGCTGCCGGGCCGGGCCGCCGAGTTCGAGCTGCCGCACGCCGCCCCGCTGCCGGATCTGCTGGACTCGATCCTCGCGGGCGGGCGGGTCACCCTCTGCACGCAGTGCGCGGCGCGGCGTGAGATCACCGAGAAGGACGTGCTGGAGGGCGTACGGATCGCGGGCGCGCAGGTCTTCGTACAGGAGGCCATGGCGGACGGGGCGCAGGCGCTCGTCTACTGA
- a CDS encoding DUF3099 domain-containing protein, whose protein sequence is MYARRRRNYFLMMGGCVALFVSAWAVVRLWSTPAAIAMCLVAMVIPPVAAVLANRRGPEDRWWDDPSGDPKSDEWWDELDGRKRY, encoded by the coding sequence ATGTACGCCCGACGCAGGCGGAACTACTTCCTGATGATGGGCGGATGCGTGGCCCTCTTCGTCTCCGCCTGGGCCGTCGTCCGCCTGTGGTCGACGCCCGCCGCCATCGCGATGTGCCTGGTCGCGATGGTGATCCCGCCCGTCGCCGCGGTGCTCGCCAACCGGCGGGGGCCGGAGGACCGGTGGTGGGACGATCCCTCCGGCGACCCGAAGTCCGACGAGTGGTGGGACGAGCTGGACGGCAGGAAGCGGTACTGA
- a CDS encoding serine protease, whose translation MHMTESPRPSGAYTTDQDPTSYPYDGTTYGSTSYDGYPPPPPYAPGRRERPAKRPAVLLTAVALVAALVGGGTATLVGQLNSGSDGATGSSGAVRGTTVSQSSKGTVAGVAEAVSPAIVEIGAASSAGRSTGSGVVITEDGEIVTNNHVISGAQQIEVTLSTGKTYTADVVGTDPDKDLALIKLRGASGLKTATLGDSSQVKVGDQVVAIGSPEGLTGTVTSGIISALDRDVTIARDDSGSSGQGRGTDRWPFEFGGQQFNGDTGERTTTYKALQTDASLNPGNSGGALINMDGEIIGINSAMYSPSSSASGSGSTAGSVGLGFAIPVDTLKADLDTLRAGNTS comes from the coding sequence ATGCACATGACGGAGAGCCCCCGCCCGAGCGGCGCATACACGACGGACCAGGACCCGACCTCGTACCCGTACGACGGCACGACGTACGGCAGCACTTCGTACGACGGCTACCCGCCGCCGCCCCCGTACGCCCCCGGCCGCCGTGAGCGCCCGGCGAAGCGGCCCGCGGTGCTGCTGACGGCGGTCGCCCTCGTGGCGGCGCTGGTCGGCGGCGGTACGGCGACCCTCGTCGGCCAGCTGAACAGTGGCTCCGACGGGGCCACCGGCTCGTCCGGCGCGGTCCGGGGCACCACCGTCTCGCAGAGCAGCAAGGGCACGGTCGCGGGCGTCGCGGAGGCGGTCTCGCCCGCCATCGTCGAGATCGGCGCGGCCTCCTCGGCGGGGAGGTCCACCGGGTCCGGGGTGGTGATCACCGAGGACGGCGAGATCGTCACCAACAACCACGTGATCTCCGGCGCCCAGCAGATCGAGGTCACCCTCTCCACCGGGAAGACCTACACCGCCGATGTCGTGGGCACCGACCCCGACAAGGACCTCGCGCTGATCAAGCTGCGCGGCGCGAGCGGGCTGAAGACGGCCACCCTCGGCGACTCCTCGCAGGTCAAGGTGGGCGACCAGGTCGTGGCGATCGGCTCGCCGGAGGGTCTGACGGGCACGGTCACCAGCGGGATCATCTCCGCGCTGGACCGGGACGTGACCATCGCCAGGGACGACTCCGGCAGCTCGGGGCAGGGCCGGGGCACCGACCGGTGGCCGTTCGAGTTCGGCGGACAGCAGTTCAACGGCGACACCGGCGAGCGGACGACCACGTACAAGGCGCTCCAGACCGACGCCTCCCTCAACCCCGGCAACTCCGGCGGTGCGCTGATCAACATGGACGGCGAGATCATCGGCATCAACTCCGCGATGTACTCGCCCAGTTCGTCGGCGTCCGGCAGCGGTTCGACGGCGGGCAGCGTGGGCCTCGGCTTCGCGATCCCGGTGGACACGCTCAAGGCCGACCTGGACACCCTGCGCGCGGGGAACACCTCCTGA
- a CDS encoding sulfurtransferase, with protein MSRSDVLVDADWVEAHLDDPQVAIVEVDEDTSAYEKNHIKNAIRIDWTKDLQDPVRRDFVDQAGFEKLLSEKGIGNDTLVVLYGGNNNWFASYAYWYFKLYGHENVKLLDGGRKKWELDSRDLTDAVPTRPATEYKAKPQDESIRAYRDDVVKAIGSQNLVDVRSPDEFSGKLLAPAHLPQEQSQRPGHVPSARNIPWSKNANDDGTFKSDDELKALYEDEQVDLSKDTIAYCRIGERSALTWFVLHELLGQENVKNYDGSWTEYGSLVGVPIELGPAK; from the coding sequence ATGAGCCGCAGCGACGTCCTGGTAGACGCCGACTGGGTCGAGGCCCACCTCGACGACCCGCAGGTCGCCATCGTCGAGGTCGACGAGGACACCTCGGCGTACGAGAAGAACCACATCAAGAACGCGATCCGGATCGACTGGACCAAGGACCTCCAGGACCCGGTCCGCCGTGACTTCGTGGACCAGGCCGGCTTCGAGAAGCTGCTCAGCGAGAAGGGCATCGGCAACGACACGCTGGTCGTCCTCTACGGCGGCAACAACAACTGGTTCGCGTCCTACGCCTACTGGTACTTCAAGCTCTACGGCCACGAGAACGTCAAGCTCCTCGACGGCGGCCGCAAGAAGTGGGAGCTGGACTCCCGCGACCTGACCGACGCCGTCCCCACGCGCCCGGCCACCGAGTACAAGGCCAAGCCGCAGGACGAGTCGATCCGCGCCTACCGCGACGACGTCGTGAAGGCCATCGGCAGCCAGAACCTGGTCGACGTGCGCTCGCCCGACGAGTTCAGCGGCAAGCTGCTCGCCCCGGCGCACCTCCCGCAGGAGCAGTCGCAGCGCCCCGGCCACGTGCCGAGCGCCCGCAACATCCCGTGGTCGAAGAACGCCAACGACGACGGCACCTTCAAGTCGGACGACGAGCTCAAGGCCCTCTACGAGGACGAGCAGGTCGACCTGTCGAAGGACACCATCGCGTACTGCCGCATCGGTGAGCGCTCGGCGCTCACCTGGTTCGTCCTGCACGAGCTGCTGGGCCAGGAGAACGTCAAGAACTACGACGGCTCCTGGACCGAGTACGGCTCCCTCGTCGGCGTGCCGATCGAGCTCGGCCCCGCCAAGTAA